CAGCGCTGGTGCCGTCCCCGCATTGATTATCAGTACGAAGTAGTACCGCTTAATCAGAAACGAGCCGTAGTTAACTACACTATTGCTGAGAGTCCCCGCAAACCACACTTGGTGCTGAACAGTGCCCTAAAGTTTTCAGAAAATAATGGTTCTGGTGCCCAACACCATACTGAGAAGAAAATCGTTAAACCCCAGCGTAAAGGTACGGCCTACGTCCGCTACCAAGATCAAAGCTTGCAAGCCAGCACCGAAATGTGGCAAATCTTAAAGCAAGGTAGGCGCAACCGAGACATCCGCTTCACTTACGGCGACAAAGAACGCTTACTGATGCAGCACTTGGAGCAGCACCGCAAAATTACGCTACGAGAATTTTCTATCGTCGCCCAACTGCCCCGTCGGGTAGCATCCCGCACGTTGGTGCGCTTGGTTCTAGCCAATGTGCTAACCATTATTCCGAAGGAAAAGGAAGATGTATTCATCCGCAATTTTTCTCATTAATTCCCTATATTTGTTGCCCTCTTTCGAGTAAGATTACCAGCTGTAGGTGCCCACGTAAGTTTAAATTTTTTCTATGCCACGAAGTAAGAAAAATACTACCCCCTCTACCGAGGAAAAGAAAATTTTTGTTCTAGATACTTCCGTTATTCTGTACTCTCACGATTCTATCATGAATTTTGATGAGCACGATGTTGGCATACCCATCACCGTACTGGAAGAATTAGATCAGTTCAAAAAAGGTAGCGATACTCGCAACTTTGAGGCGAGGGAATTTATCCGCTTGCTCGATTCGCTCTCCGAAAAACACACCTTGCAAGACTGGATTCCGCTGAACGGTCGGTCCCGAGGCAGTTTTAAAGTGGTGATGAGTAACGAAAGTAAAGTCAACGCTGAAGAAGTGTTTGATGAGCGCAAACCTGACCACAAAATTCTGAATGCGGCTCTCACATTACGCGATGCCTACCCCGACCGACAGGTTGTTTTAGTGACTAAAGACATTAATCTTCGCTTGAAGGCTAAGTCACTTAATCTGGTAGCTCAAGATTATGAAACTGGGAAAGTAAAGCATGTAGACGACCTAGACCAAGGAACTACCGTGCTAGAGCGGGTAAACAGCCAAAAGATCTCAGACATGTACAAAGATGGCTTCTGCGAAGTGGAGGACATCCGAGGCGTGAAAGATGTAAAGGCCAATCAGTATTATATTCTGAAAAGCTCTAAAAATTCGGCCCTTAGCTACTACAATCCGGAAACGCAGAAGATGGAGAAGGTAGAAAAGCGAACTGCCTACGGAATTCGCCCGAAGAACGCTGAGCAGACCTTTGCCTTACACGCCATTACCAATCCTAATGTTCGGTTAGTCACCGTTCAAGGAGTAGCTGGCACCGGGAAAACCCTTCTGGCCTTAGCCGGAGCCCTGGAGCAGCGGCGGGAGTTTAAGCAAATCTATCTGGCTCGCCCCATTGTACCTTTAAGTAACAAAGACATTGGCTATCTACCGGGTGATATTAAGTCGAAGTTGAACCCGTACATGGAACCGCTGTGGGACAACTTGAAGTTTATCCAAAACCAGTTCAACGAGAACGATAAAGACTTCACTCGTATTACCGAGATGGTGAACAAGGAAAAATTGGTAATCACCCCGCTAGCGTATATTCGGGGGCGTAGTTTATCTAATATTTTTTTTATTGTGGATGAAGCCCAAAATCTCACCCCCCACGAAGTGAAAACGATTATCACCCGGGCGGGCGAGAATTGCAAGATTATATTTACCGGAGATGTCTACCAGATCGATACCCCCTACCTTGATTCCCAAAGCAACGGTCTTTCGTATCTGATTGATCGTATCGCCCAGCACCCGCTCTACGCTCACGTTACATTGGTTCGGGGCGAGCGTTCTGAATTAGCCAACTTAGCAAACGAACTGCTGTAGAAAGAATACTTAACTACCGTTCTAAAACCTCTTGTAATAACGCACTTTTGTCTTATGGACAAGAGTGACTTCTGTTCTACGAATGAGCAATGCAAACTCTGGTGGATGGCACGCATCCAGCGGGGATAGAGTCGCCTGCTCGAGATGCCGTAATTTGCTTTGCTCATCCGGCAAAAGTGTTTTTTGCTATCTCTAAGTTGCCTACTATTACAACTACTTTCTAAAGCATAATTGTATCGAGTTCTTTGAACCTGAATAGCCGATAAACTTTTTGAAGTCTGCCAAGTTTTACTGTTAGAACTCACACATAATTTTTTAGCAGACCGCATTTATTTTTTAGCGGCTCACCAATCATATTAAAGAGTTACCACTATGATGATTTCTAAGTATTTATCAGCTAACAACAATGTTATAGGATGCCCGGTGCACAATTCCGTAGAGGAAAAGGTGGGCATTATTCAAGATGTCTTTATCAGTCCCGAAACAAATCAGATCGTTTTTGCTATTCTAGAAGAAGGAGGTTTTTTAGGATTGGTTAGCGATGAGTACGCAGTGCCCTGGTCGATGCTAGAGTTCAATACCAACTCTAGTTCCATCTTGCTGGAAGTGCGTAAAGAGAAAATTAAAAACGCCCCGAAGGTAGATATTCAAAAATTGATAAACGGCGACCGAGCTGAGATAAGCAAATTAGAAGAATACTACGGAACACGAGATTTATCTCCTAAAGGCGATGTAGACCAAGAAGATTACCAAGCTGAGCAAAATACTGACCACCCCCACCAAGGCTACGAAGGGTCGGCTAAAATCACGGGGGAAGTTGACTCAGCCCCTCCAGCCGAGGGTATGGATTACGAAAAAGTGAAAGGGATCAATCAGAATAGCTAAAATAGAAAGCTTAGAAGCTGTTTTAAGATGTATGCTGAACTGAAAATGCTGCTATTTTAGTAGTATTTTCGGTCAGTGAGATGTTTTAAAACAGCTTCTTAGCTATTTTCCTATTTACAAACCTCGATAGTACTCCAAAGCCTCTCGGATAGCCGATTCCGTTACTGCAACATCAAAGTGAGCTTTTCCTATCTTATCTAGTAAGGTGCAAAGAATAGCACCTTGTTGATTCTTCTTGTCTTGCTTGGTCAAGTGCGTAATCGCTTCCAGAGATTCTAACGGAATATCGACTTTACCAAAAATCGCCAGAATAAAATCTTCTATCTCCTCGGCCTCTTCCAGACTAAGCGAAGCGTACTTCACCGAAAGTTGCGCTTCGGCAATCATTCCAATGGCAATTGCCTCACCGTGAAGCAATGGAGTTGCTGATTCCAGAAAATGACTTTCTACCGCATGGCCCACCGTATGCCCGAAGTTCAGAATCTTCCGCAGACCGCCTTCCCGAAAGTCTCGTTCTACCACCCACGATTTTACCTGTACCGAATGCCGAATATGCTCCACCCACGGCTGGTTGGCTAATGCAACACCCCGCAGCTTGTTCCAGTACGTTCCGTCCTGAATAAGCGCGTGCTTAATCACTTCCGCAAAACCCGACCGTAGTTCTTGTTCGGGTAGTGTCTTTAGAAAATTGGCATCAATCAGCACTTGTTGCGGTTCCTGAAAAAGGCCAATGTGATTCTTAAATCCGTTGAAGTCAACCCCCAGCTTCCCCCCTACCGACGCATCTACTTGGGCCAACAAAGTGGTTGGAATATTTACGAATGACATACCTCGCTTGTAGGTGGCGGCACAAAAGCCTCCCATATCACCAATCACCCCGCCCCCCAGGTTAATCAGTAGTCCTTTACGGTCGAAATGCTCTTCGGTAAGCTGCTGCCAGATATACGCGCAGGTATCCAGATTTTTGTAGACCTCGCCACTTTTTATCTCAATAATTAAACAATCGGTAGATAGCACTTCCTGTATCAGTGGCAGGCAGTGTTCTCGAATGTTCTCATCAACCAGCACTGCCACTTGCGACGGCTTTTGCCGACGTAAGACATCCGAAAGTACTCCAGTGATATTATCAGTAATTGTTACGCTATTAGCGGGCATGAATTATTAGTGTTATGATGCGAAGTGTTATGGTGTTGATGTACTTGAGAAATGGAGCATTTCTAAACGCTCTAACACCCAGCACCATAACACTGTAACACCAAAATTATGATTCTACTCGTAAGCCTGATTCGGTTTCGCTTTCGTTAGGCAGATTATCCATTACTTCCGTTTGCTTGCGGATCGATTCTACGTGCAGTAGATTGAATAGGTCAACAATAAATCTTTCTCGTAAATTGGCATCTTTCGCCCACTCTTTACGCGATTCAAATACCCGGTTCCAGCGGTCGAGCAGAAAAGCGGCTACGTTGTTTTTCTTTTTCCAAGCACCAATCTGAGCCACTAAATCTAAACGACGGGCCAGTAGCTCGATCATTTCCCGGTCAGAGTGGTCAATCTGGATACGTAGTTCTTCCAGGTGGGTGATGTACTCAATATCTTCCGAAGAAGCCTGACGAATTTGTAGATTACGGATGATCTCTCCCAGGGTTTGCGGGGTTATCTGCTGGCGAGCGTCGCTCCACGCCTGTTCGGGGTCGCGGTGGGTTTCAATAATCAATCCCTCAAAGTTCAAATCCATCGCAATCTGACAAGCCTCGGCAATATCTTCTCGCTTACCCATGATATGACTAGGATCACAGATCATGGGTAAGCCCGGTAGCTGCCGTTTCATCTCTATTGGTAATTGCCACATGGGAACATTGCGGAAACGGGTTTTCTGGTAGGTAGAAAACCCTCGGTGAATTGCGCCTAGCTTAGTAACTCCGGCTTGGTTAAGTCGCTCCAACGCGCCCATCCACAATGCTAAATCCGGGTTGATTGGATTTTTTACCAATACGGGTACATCACAACCGCGCATGGCATCGGCAATTTCTTGCACAATAAACGGACTCACCGTACTGCGGGCTCCCACCCACAGCACATCTACACCATAGTGTAAAGCCTCTTCTACGTGCATTGCATTAGCCACCTCTACCGAGAATTGTACACCCAGTTCCTTCTTTATGTCCTGAATCCACTGTAAGGCTTCCTGCCCTACTCCTTCAAAGGTATTCGGGCGCGTTCGGGGTTTCCAGACTCCGGCTCGCATCAGTGTTACGCCTTGTTCTTTTACAGCCTTCACGGTATCATAAAGCTGTTCTTCTGTTTCGGCACTACATGGCCCGGCAATAATAAGTGGATCGGTTATACCAATGTTCCACTGCGATAGTTCAGTGAGTTTCATAGAGATTGAAAACAAATGTGCTTACTAGAATAGTTTACTGTAATGAATGAATAATGATTAGTGATTAATGACTGATGAAGGTCCATTATTCATCAATCATTAATGATTACAGTTATGGAGTACATACTTACCGAAGCCTCTCCGGTTTCATTTGATAATACTGAAATTGCTTTTTCGTACAAGTCTAACCTGGATTTACGGAAAACGTATTGGCTATTCAAATCAATTAACTACCCTTTCCTAACTAACATAGGTACAAAGGTGGTGAAAATCGCCTTAAAATTAAAGTTACCTATTCATGGCGTACTAAAACACACCTTATTTCAGCAATTTTGCGGAGGTGAAACCATTGCCGATTGTACCGATACTATCCAAATGTTGGCGTCGCACAATGTAAAAACAATTCTGGATTATTCGGTAGAAGTTAAGAAAACCGAAGAAGGCTTTGAGCATACCACCGAAGAAACGTTGCGAGTTATTGAAGCTGCTCAACATACTCCTGACATGCCGTTTTGCGCTTTTAAGATGACGGGTATTATGCAATTTGAATTGATGGCTAGAGTACAAGCTGGGCAATCTCTTTCGGCGGAGCAAGAAGCAGCTTTTAATCGGGGGAAGGCCCGGTTGGAACGACTGTGCGAAGCAGCCTATCAGGCCGATGTGGGTATATTCATCGATGGTGAGGAATCCTGGATTCAGGAAGTGATTGATAGTTTGGCTAATGAGATGATGCAGCGATATAACCAGAAGAAAGTAATCGTGTACAATACTTACCAAATGTACCGTCACGAAATGCTAGATAACCTCAAGAAAGCCTACCGACAAGCGGTAACCCATCAGTATCATTTAGGTGTAAAACTGGTACGCGGTGCTTACATGGAAAAGGAGCGAGATCGCGCCCAAGAACAAGGGTATACTGATCCCATTCAACCCAATAAAGAAGCAACAGACGAAGACTATAATCGGGCACTACTGTATTGCCTCAACCATAAGCAGCGAATCTCACTATGCTCCGGCTCGCACAATGAGTATAGTAACTACTACCTCACCATGCTAATGGAAAAACACTCCGTGAAGCCCAGCGACCCCCGCATATATTTCGCCCAGCTCTACGGCATGAGCGATAACATCTCTTTTAATCTATCACGAACGGGCTACAACGTAGCCAAGTACCTTCCCTACGGCCCCTTAGAAGCCGTAATGCCCTATCTCTTCCGCCGAGCCGAAGAGAATACCTCCGTTCGGGGCCAGAGCAGCCGCGAACTTA
This region of Tunicatimonas pelagia genomic DNA includes:
- a CDS encoding proline dehydrogenase family protein is translated as MEYILTEASPVSFDNTEIAFSYKSNLDLRKTYWLFKSINYPFLTNIGTKVVKIALKLKLPIHGVLKHTLFQQFCGGETIADCTDTIQMLASHNVKTILDYSVEVKKTEEGFEHTTEETLRVIEAAQHTPDMPFCAFKMTGIMQFELMARVQAGQSLSAEQEAAFNRGKARLERLCEAAYQADVGIFIDGEESWIQEVIDSLANEMMQRYNQKKVIVYNTYQMYRHEMLDNLKKAYRQAVTHQYHLGVKLVRGAYMEKERDRAQEQGYTDPIQPNKEATDEDYNRALLYCLNHKQRISLCSGSHNEYSNYYLTMLMEKHSVKPSDPRIYFAQLYGMSDNISFNLSRTGYNVAKYLPYGPLEAVMPYLFRRAEENTSVRGQSSRELTMVSQEMKRRKRN
- a CDS encoding bifunctional 3-deoxy-7-phosphoheptulonate synthase/chorismate mutase type II, translating into MKLTELSQWNIGITDPLIIAGPCSAETEEQLYDTVKAVKEQGVTLMRAGVWKPRTRPNTFEGVGQEALQWIQDIKKELGVQFSVEVANAMHVEEALHYGVDVLWVGARSTVSPFIVQEIADAMRGCDVPVLVKNPINPDLALWMGALERLNQAGVTKLGAIHRGFSTYQKTRFRNVPMWQLPIEMKRQLPGLPMICDPSHIMGKREDIAEACQIAMDLNFEGLIIETHRDPEQAWSDARQQITPQTLGEIIRNLQIRQASSEDIEYITHLEELRIQIDHSDREMIELLARRLDLVAQIGAWKKKNNVAAFLLDRWNRVFESRKEWAKDANLRERFIVDLFNLLHVESIRKQTEVMDNLPNESETESGLRVES
- the aroB gene encoding 3-dehydroquinate synthase; the encoded protein is MPANSVTITDNITGVLSDVLRRQKPSQVAVLVDENIREHCLPLIQEVLSTDCLIIEIKSGEVYKNLDTCAYIWQQLTEEHFDRKGLLINLGGGVIGDMGGFCAATYKRGMSFVNIPTTLLAQVDASVGGKLGVDFNGFKNHIGLFQEPQQVLIDANFLKTLPEQELRSGFAEVIKHALIQDGTYWNKLRGVALANQPWVEHIRHSVQVKSWVVERDFREGGLRKILNFGHTVGHAVESHFLESATPLLHGEAIAIGMIAEAQLSVKYASLSLEEAEEIEDFILAIFGKVDIPLESLEAITHLTKQDKKNQQGAILCTLLDKIGKAHFDVAVTESAIREALEYYRGL
- a CDS encoding PRC-barrel domain-containing protein gives rise to the protein MMISKYLSANNNVIGCPVHNSVEEKVGIIQDVFISPETNQIVFAILEEGGFLGLVSDEYAVPWSMLEFNTNSSSILLEVRKEKIKNAPKVDIQKLINGDRAEISKLEEYYGTRDLSPKGDVDQEDYQAEQNTDHPHQGYEGSAKITGEVDSAPPAEGMDYEKVKGINQNS
- a CDS encoding AlbA family DNA-binding domain-containing protein encodes the protein MLLPDIRQLVEQGESETVEFKRKVAHPDKIIREIVAFANTHGGNLLIGVDDDGSIPGIKFAEEEIFALEQAIQRWCRPRIDYQYEVVPLNQKRAVVNYTIAESPRKPHLVLNSALKFSENNGSGAQHHTEKKIVKPQRKGTAYVRYQDQSLQASTEMWQILKQGRRNRDIRFTYGDKERLLMQHLEQHRKITLREFSIVAQLPRRVASRTLVRLVLANVLTIIPKEKEDVFIRNFSH
- a CDS encoding PhoH family protein, which gives rise to MPRSKKNTTPSTEEKKIFVLDTSVILYSHDSIMNFDEHDVGIPITVLEELDQFKKGSDTRNFEAREFIRLLDSLSEKHTLQDWIPLNGRSRGSFKVVMSNESKVNAEEVFDERKPDHKILNAALTLRDAYPDRQVVLVTKDINLRLKAKSLNLVAQDYETGKVKHVDDLDQGTTVLERVNSQKISDMYKDGFCEVEDIRGVKDVKANQYYILKSSKNSALSYYNPETQKMEKVEKRTAYGIRPKNAEQTFALHAITNPNVRLVTVQGVAGTGKTLLALAGALEQRREFKQIYLARPIVPLSNKDIGYLPGDIKSKLNPYMEPLWDNLKFIQNQFNENDKDFTRITEMVNKEKLVITPLAYIRGRSLSNIFFIVDEAQNLTPHEVKTIITRAGENCKIIFTGDVYQIDTPYLDSQSNGLSYLIDRIAQHPLYAHVTLVRGERSELANLANELL